ATTAAGGTATTCTTTAAACATAAAACAATTCTCCTTTATCTTTCGCTAAATTAATAAAATTTCTAAGGATACGTTTACCAACAGGGGTCATTATTGACTCAGGATGAAATTGAATTCCTTCACATGGAAAATTATTATGGCGTATTCCCATTATTTCTCCGTCTTCAGATTGAGCTGTAATTTTAAGACATTCTGGAAATTCGTCCCTTGATACTGAAAGAGAATGGTATCGCATAGCATTAAAAGTCTCAGGAATACCGTTATATATTGCTTTTTTATCCGAAGAAATCACAGAAACTTTTCCATGCATAAGCTTTTTTGCTGAAACAATCTTACCTCCAAAGGCATACGCTATTGCCTGATGCCCAAGGCAGACTCCTAATATTGGAAATTTCTTATAAAAATGTTTAATTATTGAAACTGATATCCCCGCATTTTCAGGTCTTCCAGGACCAGGAGAAATTACAATTCCTGATGGGTTTAAATTTTCTATTTCAGGCAAGTCAACCTTATCATTTCTTATTGTATGTACAGTTGCGCCAATCTGCTTTAAATACTGAACAAGGTTATAAGTAAAAGAATCATAATTATCAATCATTAAAATCATGTTATAAATCCTCCTCGATATAAAGCCTTTTTTCAATAAGACTTAAAGCCTTTTGTATAGCCATAGCTTTATTTACTGTTTCAATCCGTTCGCGTTCAGGGTCAGAATCAGCAACAATACCAGCTCCCGCTCTAACAACTAAATTTCCATCTTGAATACAGGCAGTTCTTATTGTTATTGCAAAATCCATATTTCCATTAAAAGAAAAATACCCTACAGCACCTCCATAGGGGCCTCTAGGCCGTTTTTCAAGTTCATCAATAATTTCCATAGCCCTAATTTTAGGAGCTCCTGAAAGTGTTCCAGCAGGAAAAACAGCTTTAAACAAATCAAAAGAGTCCAAGTGAGACTCAATATCGCAAGTAATATTTGAAACTAAATGCATTACATGGGAATATCTTTCAACAATCATTAAGTCTGTAACTTGAACTGTGCCTGTTTCAGCAACTCTGCCAAGGTCATTTCTGCCAAGGTCCACAAGCATCAGATGTTCAGCTCTTTCCTTTTCATCTCCAAGCAGTTCATTTGCAAGAGATCTGTCTTCTTGTTCACTCTTTCCCCTTGGCCTTGTTCCTGCTATAGGCCTTAAAGTAGCGATTCTATTTTCAAGCCTAACCATTGTTTCAGGAGATGAGCCAACTAAAGCCACATCATCAATATGTATAAAATAAAGATATGGTGACGGATTTACATATCTTTGAGCCCTGTAAAGCCTTTTTAAATCAGGGACTTTATCACAGACAAAAGGCTGAGAAATAACTGATTGAATAATATCCCCATTGTAAATGTATTCTTTTGTCTTTCTTACCCGCTCTCTATATTCTGCTTCATCAATTACAGGGCTAATTTCATAAACTTCATTATTTTTTAAATTACCGACTGTATTATCGTTATTTGTTCTTGAGTTTTCATCCATTCTTTGCAAAATAGACTGAATTTTATTTAAAGCATCAGAATAAGCCTTTTCAGCATTTTTTTCTTTATCTAAATAAGATATAGCCACAATCATCAATGTATTTTTTATATTATCAAATATTAAAATTTCATCAGGCATTATGAAACTTGCAAAAGGCTTATTTTCAGGCCATTTATTTGGGATATTTTCAAAAAATGAAACCATTTCATAATTTATATATCCTACCATTCCTCCCCAAAATCGAGGAAGACCTATCAAATCCGGAGCTTTATAATGGCTCATTATCTCCCTAAGAATGTTTAATGGCTGATTGTTATGGGGTATATCATTTATTTTGCCATCTTCTTCAACTTGAACAAAATTTTTATATACGCGTATAAAACTTTTCGCAGAAGTTCCAAGAAAACTATATCTGCCCCATCTTTCGCCTCCTTCAACACTTTCTAAAAGAAAAATAGGTCCCTTGTTATTATAAAGCTTATTAAGCAATGAGACAGGGGTTTCCATATCAGCAAGTATTTCAACACATACAGGTATGACTGTATTGTTTTGAGAATATTGGATAAATTGTTCTTTATTTGGAAATTTATTGAGAAACATTTTGAAGTTATCCCTTTTTTTTATTTGGATGTTAATATTTTTTTACTACTGACTTTTAAGCAAATAAAAAAGGCCTTGAAATTTTTAATCTCAAGGCCTTTTTTATTTATTCTATAAAAAAGGCCGTTGTCTTTTGTGTAAGCCAACGGACCTTTATTTTTAATTTTTACCGGAGACTTACATCATATAAGCCACCACCAATTTCTTAAAACGTATGTTAGATTTATTTGATTCATAATAAATTTATCCTTAAAAATTTTTCTACCTTTAAAATAAATCTTTAAGCTTTGTCAAGGTTTTTTTTTACTATCAGACGATTTCGTTTTAAATGAGACTGACTAAAATTTACCTTTCTATATATTTCAGAAATCGGAAGTTCGCATTTTACCGATTCAATACTGACAATATCTTCCATATTGTTATATTTTGAATATATCCATGTTTCATCCTTTTGACGTGAGAATTTTTCAATTTTACAAAAATATTGTGAAACTAATATATATTCGGAAAATGAGTCAATAAGCTGATAATGGGAAAACTTGTCTCCTCTATCATAGGCTTCAGTAGAATCGGAAAGAATTTCAATAATAACAATCGGATTTAAAAGAATATCATTGTTTTCATCATCGTATTCCTCATTTCCGCATACAACAACTATATCCGGATAAGTATATTTTTCTATTTGCCATATTTTTACTTTCATATCACTTGAAAAAACGCTACATGGCTTTTCAAGCAGATGATTACCTAAAACCCTGACAATATTGGCTGATATTTGATTATGTTCACGACTTGCACCTGCCATTGCAAAAACTTCTCCGTCAAAGTATTCACTTTTTATTGCAGAGACTCTCTCTAAATCCAGATATTCTTCAGGGCTGATTTTATTTTTTTCTTGTAATAGCATATCGGTCACCTTCTTATGATTTTGAAATAATTCACTTGATATATATTAACTTTATTATTATTATATCTGCAAAAAAAATCAAAATAATTTTTTAAGGATGAAAAAATGTTTGAAGAGTCAGTTTCTTATGGAGCAGCTTTTTTAGCTGGATTATTATCTTTTTTGTCACCTTGTGTCTTACCATTAATACCTGCTTATTTTACGTTTATTACTGGATTTTCTCTGGATGAACTTACATCAGAGATGACTTCTTCAGTAAGAACAAAAGTGATTATATCAACTTTAGCCTATGTATTAGGTTTTTCTTTTGTGTTTATCATTTTAGGCGCATCTGCTTCTTATGTAGGAGCATTTATCAACCAATATAAAGATGCCATTCGAATTATTGGAGGAATAATAATCATAGGTCTTGGAATTCATATAACTGGAATAATTCGAATAACAAAACTTGATTTTGAAAAAAGAATAAACTTTGATAAAAAACCAGTTCATATTGTAGGAACCTTTCTAATTGGAATGGCTTTTGCCGCTGGATGGACTCCTTGCATAGGCCCAATGCTGACATCAATACTTATTATTGCAAGTAACCAAGATTCAGTTTTACAAGGCATAATTTTATTATCGTTCTATTCAGCAGGGATGGCGATCCCTTTTATTTTAATATCAATTTTTATTAACTATATGCTTGTCTTTATCAAAAAGGCAAAAAAGGCAATGGCATACATAAATGCCTCAGCAGGAATTCTTCTTATTATTATAGGATTACTGCT
This region of Desulfobacterales bacterium genomic DNA includes:
- a CDS encoding aminodeoxychorismate/anthranilate synthase component II; the encoded protein is MILMIDNYDSFTYNLVQYLKQIGATVHTIRNDKVDLPEIENLNPSGIVISPGPGRPENAGISVSIIKHFYKKFPILGVCLGHQAIAYAFGGKIVSAKKLMHGKVSVISSDKKAIYNGIPETFNAMRYHSLSVSRDEFPECLKITAQSEDGEIMGIRHNNFPCEGIQFHPESIMTPVGKRILRNFINLAKDKGELFYV
- a CDS encoding chorismate-binding protein encodes the protein MFLNKFPNKEQFIQYSQNNTVIPVCVEILADMETPVSLLNKLYNNKGPIFLLESVEGGERWGRYSFLGTSAKSFIRVYKNFVQVEEDGKINDIPHNNQPLNILREIMSHYKAPDLIGLPRFWGGMVGYINYEMVSFFENIPNKWPENKPFASFIMPDEILIFDNIKNTLMIVAISYLDKEKNAEKAYSDALNKIQSILQRMDENSRTNNDNTVGNLKNNEVYEISPVIDEAEYRERVRKTKEYIYNGDIIQSVISQPFVCDKVPDLKRLYRAQRYVNPSPYLYFIHIDDVALVGSSPETMVRLENRIATLRPIAGTRPRGKSEQEDRSLANELLGDEKERAEHLMLVDLGRNDLGRVAETGTVQVTDLMIVERYSHVMHLVSNITCDIESHLDSFDLFKAVFPAGTLSGAPKIRAMEIIDELEKRPRGPYGGAVGYFSFNGNMDFAITIRTACIQDGNLVVRAGAGIVADSDPERERIETVNKAMAIQKALSLIEKRLYIEEDL
- a CDS encoding Uma2 family endonuclease, producing the protein MLLQEKNKISPEEYLDLERVSAIKSEYFDGEVFAMAGASREHNQISANIVRVLGNHLLEKPCSVFSSDMKVKIWQIEKYTYPDIVVVCGNEEYDDENNDILLNPIVIIEILSDSTEAYDRGDKFSHYQLIDSFSEYILVSQYFCKIEKFSRQKDETWIYSKYNNMEDIVSIESVKCELPISEIYRKVNFSQSHLKRNRLIVKKNLDKA
- a CDS encoding sulfite exporter TauE/SafE family protein, translated to MFEESVSYGAAFLAGLLSFLSPCVLPLIPAYFTFITGFSLDELTSEMTSSVRTKVIISTLAYVLGFSFVFIILGASASYVGAFINQYKDAIRIIGGIIIIGLGIHITGIIRITKLDFEKRINFDKKPVHIVGTFLIGMAFAAGWTPCIGPMLTSILIIASNQDSVLQGIILLSFYSAGMAIPFILISIFINYMLVFIKKAKKAMAYINASAGILLIIIGLLLVTDKLSTLFSF